In a genomic window of Scyliorhinus torazame isolate Kashiwa2021f chromosome 5, sScyTor2.1, whole genome shotgun sequence:
- the LOC140421077 gene encoding claudin-2-like isoform X1, translating into MANSAMQLVALIVCIIGMVGTLSATIMPHWRITAHIGANVVTAIIYMKGLWWACAMFSTGVFQCETYNSVLELPPDLQAARAMMVISVALSLLAITVSVVGMKCTVCAKDSPIKDKVAGTGGVLFIVAGLNGLVPVAWTMNEVILNFHNPLIPGDLKFEIGESLYLGVVAAMLTVIGGVILSLSFIGRRIEPYSRRPLSYQNPATNRSAPAPSAASLHSKAAKAEFDSYNLTGYVFI; encoded by the coding sequence ATGGCTAACTCTGCCATGCAATTGGTAGCCTTGATCGTGTGCATAATCGGCATGGTTGGGACATTATCAGCTACTATTATGCCCCACTGGAGGATCACAGCACACATTGGAGCAAATGTTGTAACTGCTATTATCTATATGAAAGGGTTGTGGTGGGCATGCGCCATGTTCAGCACCGGCGTCTTCCAATGTGAAACCTACAATTCCGTCCTGGAACTCCCACCAGATCTCCAAGCTGCCCGTGCTATGATGGTCATCTCAGTTGCTCTCTCATTGCTCGCTATAACAGTCTCCGTGGTTGGCATGAAATGCACTGTATGCGCCAAGGATTCTCCAATAAAAGACAAGGTGGCTGGCACTGGAGGAGTTTTATTTATCGTGGCTGGGCTAAATGGATTGGTGCCAGTGGCCTGGACAATGAATGAAGTGATACTGAATTTCCACAACCCATTAATTCCAGGCGATCTCAAGTTTGAAATCGGTGAGTCCTTGTACTTGGGGGTCGTTGCCGCTATGCTGACCGTTATCGGAGGAGTCATACTGTCCCTGTCATTTATAGGTAGGAGAATTGAGCCGTACAGTAGACGACCATTGTCCTACCAGAATCCCGCAACCAACCGTTCAGCTCCTGCACCATCGGCTGCGTCTCTTCATTCAAAAGCGGCAAAAGCAGAATTTGACTCTTACAATCTAACTGGTTATGT
- the LOC140421077 gene encoding claudin-14-like isoform X2, which produces MANSAMQLVALIVCIIGMVGTLSATIMPHWRITAHIGANVVTAIIYMKGLWWACAMFSTGVFQCETYNSVLELPPDLQAARAMMVISVALSLLAITVSVVGMKCTVCAKDSPIKDKVAGTGGVLFIVAGLNGLVPVAWTMNEVILNFHNPLIPGDLKFEIGRRIEPYSRRPLSYQNPATNRSAPAPSAASLHSKAAKAEFDSYNLTGYVFI; this is translated from the exons ATGGCTAACTCTGCCATGCAATTGGTAGCCTTGATCGTGTGCATAATCGGCATGGTTGGGACATTATCAGCTACTATTATGCCCCACTGGAGGATCACAGCACACATTGGAGCAAATGTTGTAACTGCTATTATCTATATGAAAGGGTTGTGGTGGGCATGCGCCATGTTCAGCACCGGCGTCTTCCAATGTGAAACCTACAATTCCGTCCTGGAACTCCCACCAGATCTCCAAGCTGCCCGTGCTATGATGGTCATCTCAGTTGCTCTCTCATTGCTCGCTATAACAGTCTCCGTGGTTGGCATGAAATGCACTGTATGCGCCAAGGATTCTCCAATAAAAGACAAGGTGGCTGGCACTGGAGGAGTTTTATTTATCGTGGCTGGGCTAAATGGATTGGTGCCAGTGGCCTGGACAATGAATGAAGTGATACTGAATTTCCACAACCCATTAATTCCAGGCGATCTCAAGTTTGAAATCG GTAGGAGAATTGAGCCGTACAGTAGACGACCATTGTCCTACCAGAATCCCGCAACCAACCGTTCAGCTCCTGCACCATCGGCTGCGTCTCTTCATTCAAAAGCGGCAAAAGCAGAATTTGACTCTTACAATCTAACTGGTTATGT